Below is a window of Terriglobales bacterium DNA.
GAACTCCCGGTTGCCTTCCGCCCCCAGGATGGGCGACTCGATGACCTCGAGGTCGCGGCCGCCCAGCTCTTCCACCGCGCGCCGCACGCGCTCCACCGCCGCCTGCCGCACCTCGGGATCGCGCACGATCCCGCCCTTGCCCACCTTTCCTTTGCCCGCCTCGAACTGCGGCTTGACCAGGACGACAAGCTGCAGCGCCGGCGTCCCGCCGGCTGCCGGCCGGGAGTTCCGCCCGACCTTACTGGCCACTGGCCACTGACCCCTGACCACTGCTCTTATCACCGCCGGCAGCACGAGTGTAGCAGAGATGAACGAGACGTCCACGACCACCAGGTCGGCCGGCTCGCCCACCTCCGCGGGCTTGAGATAGCGTGCATTGGTGCGCTCCAGCAGGCGCACCCGCGGGTCGAAGCGCAGGCGTACCGCCATCTGCCCGTAGCCGGTGTCGATGGCAAGCACCCGCGCCGCGCCCTGCTGCAGCAGGCAGTCGGTGAAGCCCCCGGTCGAGGCACCCACGTCCACGCAGACGCGCCCGCGCACGTCGATCCGCCAGTGCTCCAGCGCCTTCTCCAGCTTGAGCCCGCCGCGGCTGACGTACTTCAGCTCCTCGCCCAGCAGGCGGAGGTCGGAGTCCGCCGCCACCGTCGCGCCCGCCTTCTCCACCTTCTGCCCGTCCACCAGCACTCGCCCGGCCAGGATCAAGGCCTGGGCGCGCTCGCGCGACGCCGCCAGCCCCCGCTCCAACACGAGTTTGTCGAGACGGACCTTCATCGCCGGTGACCCGACCTCACTCCTCAGAAAAAATCTTCCCACTCCTTCCGCGCCTCGCACTCTCCAGTGTGCAATCTGTGAAACCCTGCGTGGCTTGCGCGCTTTCGAAAACCAAGGGCAGGTTTTCCACACGATTTTTCACAGCGGTGTTGAAAAATCCCGCCCGCGATTGGCACGCGCCGCGCTCCCGGATCCATCGTCCCGCGACTGAATCTCGCTTCAGTGATCCACCGCGCCGAGGGTTACTTTCGTTACTACTT
It encodes the following:
- a CDS encoding TlyA family RNA methyltransferase, translated to MKVRLDKLVLERGLAASRERAQALILAGRVLVDGQKVEKAGATVAADSDLRLLGEELKYVSRGGLKLEKALEHWRIDVRGRVCVDVGASTGGFTDCLLQQGAARVLAIDTGYGQMAVRLRFDPRVRLLERTNARYLKPAEVGEPADLVVVDVSFISATLVLPAVIRAVVRGQWPVASKVGRNSRPAAGGTPALQLVVLVKPQFEAGKGKVGKGGIVRDPEVRQAAVERVRRAVEELGGRDLEVIESPILGAEGNREF